The following are encoded in a window of Arvicanthis niloticus isolate mArvNil1 chromosome 1, mArvNil1.pat.X, whole genome shotgun sequence genomic DNA:
- the LOC117724914 gene encoding uncharacterized protein LOC117724914 isoform X2: MSFEDVTVDFSQEEWQQLDSAQRRLYQDVMLEIYSHLLAVGYPRPEVILKMKNVKDTQMGRIDFPHQRCGQGEPERDSPQQMCVRAAFPNNVSGVVTRGGSYCSVMDELWQGGDPKKTDQQNQILPLSPDIFFSQKTLITDNCDGCEAPGGSIPLGPHLISTQKRSPRCYPCEKMLQPNLQADGEHQSSTTKQPDGIADSCWFFTQGLSSAVCTIHSTGGKACRGDQCADVLSPKQPFMQHGILSKDKPVGYTKYEKVFTARSALCQQQTTNTIETHFICHMCGKSFLKKSELSFHPGTNRGETRYECPDCLKSLTSTSSLQACHETHTKEKPYRCRDCGKSFSYASHLKVHLRIHTGERPYVCSDCGKAFSQKSVLTTHQRIHTGEKPYTCSHCGKLFVYASDLKKHNRFHTGEKPYECRDCGKLFSNKSHLPVHRRIHTGEKPYKCCDCGKSFRRKSHLKVHNRIHTGEKPYVCPDCGKAFSHSSVLSTHQRIHTGERPYICSDCGKAMSSKAQLSEHRRTHTGEKPYVCIECGKAFSGRSSLQAHRRTHSSEQPFVCHKCGKGFLRKSQLSSHQQSHTGENP, encoded by the exons ATGTCCTTTGAGGATGTGACCGTGGACTTCAGCCAGGAGGAGTGGCAGCAACTGGACTCTGCCCAGAGACGCCTGTACCAGGACGTGATGCTGGAGATCTACAGCCACCTCTTGGCAGTGG GGTATCCCAGGCCAGAGGTCATCCTCAAGATGAAGAACGTAAAGGACACACAGATGGGGAGGATTGACTTCCCACATCAGAGGTGTGGTCAAG GGGAGCCAGAGCGTGACTCGCCCCAGCAAATGTGTGTGAGAGCTGCATTTCCAAACAATGTCTCAGGCGTAGTCACCAGAGGTGGTTCATACTGTTCCGTTATGGACGAACTGTGGCAGGGTGGTGACCCTAAAAAGACAGATCAGCAAAACCAGATCCTACCCTTGAGTCCTGATATTTTCTTCAGCCAGAAAACACTAATCACAGACAACTGTGATGGATGTGAAGCACCTGGGGGATCCATTCCTCTAGGACCCCACCTCATTTCTACACAAAAGAGATCCCCAAGATGTTATCCATGTGAAAAGATGTTGCAGCCCAACCTTCAAGCAGATGGTGAGCATCAGAGCAGCACCACAAAGCAGCCTGATGGCATTGCTGACTCTTGTTGGTTCTTCACACAAGGCCTTTCCAGTGCTGTGTGTACAATTCACAGCACAGGAGGGAAAGCATGCAGAGGTGACCAGTGTGCAGATGTTCTTAGCCCTAAGCAACCATTTATGCAGCATGGAATTCTTTCAAAAGACAAGCCAGTTGGATATACCAAATATGAGAAGGTCTTCACTGCCAGGTCAGCTTTGTGTCAGCAGCAAACAACTAACACCATAGAGACACATTTTATTTGCCACATGTGTGGGAAATCCTTTCTTAAGAAATCTGAGTTGAGTTTTCATCCAGGAACAAACAGAGGAGAGACACGTTATGAATGTCCTGACTGTCTGAAATCACTTACCAGTACATCCAGCCTGCAAGCATGTCATGAAACTCACACAAaggagaaaccttacagatgtcgTGACTGTGGGAAGTCATTCAGTTACGCATCCCACCTAAAGGTCCATCTTCGAATACATACAGGTGAGAGGCCTTATGTGTGTTCTGACTGTGGGAAGGCCTTTAGCCAAAAGTCAGTCCTCACCACGCATCAGAGAAttcacactggggagaagcctTACACATGTAGCCACTGTGGAAAATTGTTTGTTTATGCATCAGATCTGAAGAAGCATAACCGATTTCACACAGGGGAGAAGCCCTACGAGTGCAGAGATTGTGGGAAGTTATTCAGTAATAAATCCCACCTGCCTGTGCATCGTCGAATTCACACtggtgagaaaccttacaaatgctgTGACTGTGGGAAGTCATTCAGGAGAAAGTCCCACCTTAAAGTGCATAACCGAATACACACCGGTGAGAAGCCTTATGTGTGCCCTGATTGTGGGAAGGCTTTCAGCCACAGTTCTGTACTCAGCACACATCAGAGAATTCACACTGGGGAGAGGCCTTACATATGCAGCGACTGTGGGAAGGCCATGTCTTCTAAAGCCCAACTGAGTGAGCACCGAAGAACTCACACAGGTGAGAAACCCTATGTGTGCATTGAGTGCGGGAAAGCCTTCAGTGGCAGATCTTCATTACAAGCACATCGTAGAACTCACAGTAGTGAACAACCATTTGTCTGTCACAAATGTGGGAAGGGCTTCCTGCGCAAGTCCCAGTTGTCATCTCACCAACAAAGTCacactggtgagaatccttag
- the LOC117724914 gene encoding uncharacterized protein LOC117724914 isoform X1: MAADVNFCQKPRRLTTEEPHGSCERWMSFEDVTVDFSQEEWQQLDSAQRRLYQDVMLEIYSHLLAVGYPRPEVILKMKNVKDTQMGRIDFPHQRCGQGEPERDSPQQMCVRAAFPNNVSGVVTRGGSYCSVMDELWQGGDPKKTDQQNQILPLSPDIFFSQKTLITDNCDGCEAPGGSIPLGPHLISTQKRSPRCYPCEKMLQPNLQADGEHQSSTTKQPDGIADSCWFFTQGLSSAVCTIHSTGGKACRGDQCADVLSPKQPFMQHGILSKDKPVGYTKYEKVFTARSALCQQQTTNTIETHFICHMCGKSFLKKSELSFHPGTNRGETRYECPDCLKSLTSTSSLQACHETHTKEKPYRCRDCGKSFSYASHLKVHLRIHTGERPYVCSDCGKAFSQKSVLTTHQRIHTGEKPYTCSHCGKLFVYASDLKKHNRFHTGEKPYECRDCGKLFSNKSHLPVHRRIHTGEKPYKCCDCGKSFRRKSHLKVHNRIHTGEKPYVCPDCGKAFSHSSVLSTHQRIHTGERPYICSDCGKAMSSKAQLSEHRRTHTGEKPYVCIECGKAFSGRSSLQAHRRTHSSEQPFVCHKCGKGFLRKSQLSSHQQSHTGENP; encoded by the exons ATGGCTGCCGACGTGAATTTCTGCCAGAAGCCCCGCAGGCTGACAACAGAGGAGCCGCATGGGTCATGTGAG AGGTGGATGTCCTTTGAGGATGTGACCGTGGACTTCAGCCAGGAGGAGTGGCAGCAACTGGACTCTGCCCAGAGACGCCTGTACCAGGACGTGATGCTGGAGATCTACAGCCACCTCTTGGCAGTGG GGTATCCCAGGCCAGAGGTCATCCTCAAGATGAAGAACGTAAAGGACACACAGATGGGGAGGATTGACTTCCCACATCAGAGGTGTGGTCAAG GGGAGCCAGAGCGTGACTCGCCCCAGCAAATGTGTGTGAGAGCTGCATTTCCAAACAATGTCTCAGGCGTAGTCACCAGAGGTGGTTCATACTGTTCCGTTATGGACGAACTGTGGCAGGGTGGTGACCCTAAAAAGACAGATCAGCAAAACCAGATCCTACCCTTGAGTCCTGATATTTTCTTCAGCCAGAAAACACTAATCACAGACAACTGTGATGGATGTGAAGCACCTGGGGGATCCATTCCTCTAGGACCCCACCTCATTTCTACACAAAAGAGATCCCCAAGATGTTATCCATGTGAAAAGATGTTGCAGCCCAACCTTCAAGCAGATGGTGAGCATCAGAGCAGCACCACAAAGCAGCCTGATGGCATTGCTGACTCTTGTTGGTTCTTCACACAAGGCCTTTCCAGTGCTGTGTGTACAATTCACAGCACAGGAGGGAAAGCATGCAGAGGTGACCAGTGTGCAGATGTTCTTAGCCCTAAGCAACCATTTATGCAGCATGGAATTCTTTCAAAAGACAAGCCAGTTGGATATACCAAATATGAGAAGGTCTTCACTGCCAGGTCAGCTTTGTGTCAGCAGCAAACAACTAACACCATAGAGACACATTTTATTTGCCACATGTGTGGGAAATCCTTTCTTAAGAAATCTGAGTTGAGTTTTCATCCAGGAACAAACAGAGGAGAGACACGTTATGAATGTCCTGACTGTCTGAAATCACTTACCAGTACATCCAGCCTGCAAGCATGTCATGAAACTCACACAAaggagaaaccttacagatgtcgTGACTGTGGGAAGTCATTCAGTTACGCATCCCACCTAAAGGTCCATCTTCGAATACATACAGGTGAGAGGCCTTATGTGTGTTCTGACTGTGGGAAGGCCTTTAGCCAAAAGTCAGTCCTCACCACGCATCAGAGAAttcacactggggagaagcctTACACATGTAGCCACTGTGGAAAATTGTTTGTTTATGCATCAGATCTGAAGAAGCATAACCGATTTCACACAGGGGAGAAGCCCTACGAGTGCAGAGATTGTGGGAAGTTATTCAGTAATAAATCCCACCTGCCTGTGCATCGTCGAATTCACACtggtgagaaaccttacaaatgctgTGACTGTGGGAAGTCATTCAGGAGAAAGTCCCACCTTAAAGTGCATAACCGAATACACACCGGTGAGAAGCCTTATGTGTGCCCTGATTGTGGGAAGGCTTTCAGCCACAGTTCTGTACTCAGCACACATCAGAGAATTCACACTGGGGAGAGGCCTTACATATGCAGCGACTGTGGGAAGGCCATGTCTTCTAAAGCCCAACTGAGTGAGCACCGAAGAACTCACACAGGTGAGAAACCCTATGTGTGCATTGAGTGCGGGAAAGCCTTCAGTGGCAGATCTTCATTACAAGCACATCGTAGAACTCACAGTAGTGAACAACCATTTGTCTGTCACAAATGTGGGAAGGGCTTCCTGCGCAAGTCCCAGTTGTCATCTCACCAACAAAGTCacactggtgagaatccttag